A part of Drosophila bipectinata strain 14024-0381.07 chromosome 3L, DbipHiC1v2, whole genome shotgun sequence genomic DNA contains:
- the msn gene encoding serine/threonine-protein kinase mig-15 isoform X4, with protein sequence MAHQQQQQLAPSVNCSLDDIDLTALKDPAGIFELIEVVGNGTYGQVYKGRHTKTGQLAAIKVMDVTEDEEEEIKLEINVLKKYSNHRNIATYYGAFIKKSPPGKDDQLWLVMEYCGAGSVTDLVKSTKGQSLKEEWIAYICREILRGLAYLHSNKVIHRDIKGQNVLLTDNAEVKLVDFGVSAQLDRTIGRRNTFIGTPYWMAPEVIACDENPDATYDNRSDLWSLGITALEMAESQPPLCDLHPMRALFLIPRNSPPRLKSKKWSKKFHGFIDTVLVKDYHQRPYTENLLKHAFIKDQPTDRQVRIQLKDHIDRCKKRKQEKEREDYRYSGSDNDDDEPQLAGEHSSIVQAPGGDTLRRNFQQIQEGRLAAEQQQQQQHHQLMAQAQAQAAAAHAAAQAQAQLQQQQAAAAAAAAQHAAQQAQAAQQQAQAQQPQANRQQKPQSRQQQIEEPGPPARPPQRLIVVPDPPHANRPLPPTPKCGEPAGQTAQQQQRNSQNNFKPSLPPRRPEPQPQTAAGSNQQQQQAQPEAPPRNNRQSASGVGSASGGSSKPAAALPPQSGNNHLGQPVNPLDPLDSSDSDSEPDEPNDRARNDGTLLASDPPKPLPGLGPVSEDGNTTTPLGHGSGGPPNRPLPPTPDDDDQAGDRTLIMKRKQEQNANRLQKSASTSHASVTPRSGVTHPESRLMEDWEFDRFFPKFAATASLSRSSQQSTLKVETKLQRASVAEAITRPVPRGYQPLKGGDPPPATSASQSIAKEKVGAGSGSGSSSSTSTTSHKRQESDSKLPMNFVRGFRRENSDFFPLTKRYSAVLSGGSTAGGSAGQQLQSPQMVQAQRASAVYQRNSIYNSSAKENKTGGGTGSGAGTGATASSASVKGAAAKPASKSLVNFNFMRPRREKTESVIVLQNAAVRAAQQRQQQLQQQQEHQLQQQQQNRGGGGGGGGGGGGSGVTSGVGADGLGTPGTRTSSVLPDLLSQASPATPPRHDKSSSEEYQAAISSSVHSTPSKSFIATSGSGGSGGGATGGHGLGGGTVVGGVIISASNHSPQSTISLASSSSNSRQNSPKNSISKTRSSSSITNLLHKSASSSSANLHMNHLTPCSSTSSASASNPLPPHAYALQQKQRSFLTFGFGAGGSGPSRRESHVNVNVTPTSHEAANDTPEIRKYKKRFNSEILCAALWGVNLLIGTENGLMLLDRSGQGKVYQLISRRRFQQMEVLEGQNILVTISGKKNRVRVYYLSWLKSKILRTDGLSDQVERRNGWINVGDLQGAVHFKIVKYERIKFLVIALKDSIEIYAWAPKPYHKFMAFKNFGELEHRPLLVDLTIEDQSRLKVIYGSAEGFHAVDLDSAEVYDIYLPKHTQGAIIPHCIVALPNSNGMQLLLCYDNEGVYVNTVGRVSKNIVLQWGEMPTSVAYIGTGQIMGWGNKAIEIRSVESGHLDGVFMHKKAQRLKFLCERNDKVFFSSAKGASSCQIYFMTLNKPGMANW encoded by the exons GATCCAGCTGGCATCTTTGAACTCATCGAAGTGGTGGGCAATGGCACCTATGGTCAGGTCTACAAG GGTCGTCATACAAAGACTGGCCAACTGGCTGCCATAAAGGTGATGGACGTCaccgaggacgaggaggaggaaatCAAGCTCGAGATCAATGTGCTGAAGAAATACTCGAATCATCGCAACATCGCCACCTACTATGGGGCGTTCATCAAGAAATCGCCGCCGGGCAAGGACGATCAGCTCTGGCTGGTGATGGAGTACTGCGGTGCTGGCTCTGTAACGGATCTGGTCAAGTCCACCAAGGGACAGAGCCTCAAGGAGGAGTGGATAGCGTACATCTGCCGTGAGATACTGCGTGGCTTGGCCTACCTGCACTCCAACAAGGTCATCCATCGGGACATCAAGGGCCAGAACGTTCTTCTCACCGACAATGCGGAGGTGAAGCTGGTGGACTTTGGTGTCTCCGCCCAGTTGGATCGAACGATAGGACGGCGCAACACATTCATCG GTACTCCCTATTGGATGGCCCCCGAGGTCATTGCCTGCGACGAGAACCCCGACGCCACGTACGACAATCGCTCCGATCTGTGGTCGCTGGGCATCACCGCCCTCGAGATGGCTGAGTCACAGCCCCCGCTCTGCGATCTGCATCCGATGCGAGCCCTCTTCCTAATCCCCCGCAACTCTCCGCCGCGCCTCAAATCGAAGAAGTGGTCCAAGAAGTTCCATGGCTTTATTGACACGGTGCTAG TGAAGGACTACCACCAGCGGCCTTACACCGAGAACCTGCTGAAGCACGCCTTCATCAAGGACCAGCCCACAGATCGCCAGGTGCGCATCCAGCTGAAGGATCACATCGATCGCTGCAAGAAGCGCAAGCAGGAGAAGGAGCGCGAGGACTACCGCTACTCCGGCTCcgacaacgacgacgacgagcCGCAGTTGGCCGGCGAGCACAGCTCCATTGTCCAGGCACCCGGAGGCGACACCCTGCGTCGCAACTTCCAGCAGATCCAGGAGGGCCGACTGGCCGCcgaacagcagcaacagcagcagcaccaccagctcATGGCCCAGGCCCAGGCTCAGGCGGCAGCTGCCCATGCCGCCGCCCAGGCCCAGGctcaactgcaacagcaacaggccgccgcggcggcggcagcggcccAGCATGCAGCCCAGCAGGCCCAGGCCGCCCAGCAGCAGGCTCAGGCCCAGCAGCCCCAAGCGAATCGTCAACAGAAGCCGCAATCG CGCCAGCAACAGATCGAGGAACCTGGTCCGCCGGCAAGACCGCCACAGCGCCTGATCGTGGTGCCGGATCCGCCGCATGCCAATCGGCCATTGCCACCGACCCCCAAGTGCGGGGAGCCGGCGGGACAGAccgcgcagcagcagcagcgtaACTCGCAGAATAACTTCAAGCCATCG TTACCACCAAGGAGACCTGAG CCGCAGCCCCAAACAGCTGCCGGATccaaccagcagcagcagcaggcccaACCGGAGGCGCCTCCCCGCAACAACAGGCAGTCGGCATCTGGAGTGGGCTCCGCGTCCGGTGGTTCCTCCAAACCGGCCGCTGCACTGCCACCACAGTCTGGAAACAATCATCTGGGACAGCCGGTGAATCCGTTGGATCCTCTGGACAGCAGCGATTCGGATAGTGAGCCGGATGAGCCGAACGATCGGGCAAGGAACGATGGCACTCTGCTGGCCAGCGATCCACCCAAGCCACT ACCCGGATTGGGACCCGTTTCCGAGGATGGTAACACGACAACGCCGCTGGGACATGGTAGCGGAGGACCTCCCAACCGGCCACTGCCCCCCACGCCGGATGACGACGACCAGGCCGGCGATCGTACGCTGATCATGAAGCGC aaacaagaACAGAACGCGAATCGACTTCAAAAGTCCGCCTCGACATCCCATGCTAGTGTCACGCCCCGTTCTGGAGTCACCCATCCCGAGTCCCGCCTGATGGAGGACTGGGAGTTCGATCGGTTCTTCCCCAAGTTCGCCGCCACGGCCAGCCTTAGCCGGAGCTCCCAGCAGAGCACCCTCAAGGTGGAGACGAAGCTGCAGCGGGCCAGTGTGGCGGAGGCCATCACCCGTCCGGTGCCGCGGGGCTATCAGCCGTTGAAGGGCGGCGACCCGCCACCAGCCACAAGTGCCAGCCAAAGTATTGCCAAAGAGAAGGTAGGAGCCGGAAGTGGTAGCGGAAGTTCCAGCTCCACATCGACCACATCGCACAAGCGCCAGGAATCAGATTCCAAGCTGCCGATGAATTTTGTACGCGGCTTCCGACGCGAAAACTCGGATTTCTTCCCGCTGACGAAACGCTACTCGGCGGTGCTGAGTGGTGGATCCACGGCCGGAGGATCGGCTGGCCAGCAGCTGCAATCGCCGCAGATGGTGCAGGCCCAGAGGGCCAGTGCCGTGTACCAAAGGAACAGCATTTACAACAGCAGTGCCAAGGAGAACAAAACGGGAGGGGGAACTGGAAGTGGAGCAGGAACTGGAGCAACGGCCTCCTCGGCATCTGTGAAGGGTGCTGCCGCCAAGCCTGCCTCCAAATCGTTGGTGAACTTCAACTTTATGCGACCGCGTCGCGAAAAGACtgaatccgtgattgtgttgCAAAATGCAGCAGTTCGTGCCGCACAGCAGaggcaacaacaactgcaacaacagcaggagcaccaactgcagcaacagcagcag AACcgaggaggaggcggtggcggcggcggaggcggaggcggtAGTGGCGTCACCAGCGGAGTGGGAGCCGATGGCCTGGGCACTCCTGGAACCCGGACCAGTAGCGTCCTGCCGGACCTGCTCAGCCAGGCATCGCCGGCAACGCCACCACGCCATGATAAATCATCCAGTGAGGAG TATCAAGCGGCCATTAGCTCATCCGTGCATTCCACGCCATCGAAATCGTTTATTGCCAccagcggcagcggcggcagtGGAGGTGGCGCCACTGGCGGCCACGGCCTGGGGGGCGGTACCGTTGTGGGCGGGGTGATTATCAGCGCCAGCAATCATTCACCCCAATCAACGATATCGCTCGCCTCGTCGTCGTCGAACTCGCGCCAGAACTCGCCCAAGAACTCAATCAGCAAGACGCGCTCATCCAGCAGTATTACTAATCTCTTGCACAAATCTGCTTCTTCCTCCTCCGCGAACCTACACATGAACCACCTGACGCCCTGCTCCTCAACATCCTCGGCCTCGGCCTCGAATCCCCTGCCCCCGCACGCCTATGCCCTCCAACAGAAGCAGCGCAGCTTCCTGACCTTCGGATTTGGGGCTGGCGGTTCGGGTCCATCGCGCCGGGAGTCTCATGTCAATGTCAACGTGACACCCACCTCCCATGAAGCGGCCAACGATACGCCCGAGATCCGTAAGTATAAGAAGCGGTTTAACTCGGAGATCCTGTGCGCGGCCTTGTGGGGCGTCAACCTGCTGATTGGAACCGAGAATGGACTGATGCTCCTGGATCGCTCCGGCCAGGGAAAG GTCTATCAGCTCATCTCGCGACGTCGTTTCCAGCAAATGGAGGTGCTAGAGGGCCAGAACATATTGGTGACCATATCCGGCAAGAAGAACCGAGTGCGAGTCTACTACTTGTCCTGGCTCAAGTCAAAGATCTTGCGCACTGACGGTCTCTCCGAT CAAGTGGAGCGTCGCAATGGGTGGATCAATGTGGGTGATCTCCAGGGTGCTGTACATTTTAAGATTGTCAAATACGAGAGGATTAAGTTCCTAGTGATTGCATTAAAAGACTCTATTGAAATTTATGCATGGGCTCCCAAACCATATCACAAATTTATGGCATTTAAG AATTTTGGTGAATTGGAACATCGCCCGCTTTTGGTCGATCTCACAATTGAGGATCAGTCAAGACTGAAAGTGATCTATGGCTCCGCCGAGGGTTTCCATGCGGTTGATTTAGATTCAGCTGAAGTATACGATATATATCTTCCCAAACAT ACTCAGGGTGCAATCATTCCGCATTGTATTGTGGCGCTTCCGAACTCAAATGGCATGCAACTGCTGCTGTGCTACGACAATGAAGGCGTCTATGTTAACACTGTGGGTCGTGTTTCCAAAAACATAGTGCTGCAG TGGGGCGAGATGCCCACATCAGTGGCCTATATCGGCACTGGACAAATCATGGGCTGGGGCAATAAAGCAATAGAG ATACGTTCCGTCGAAAGCGGCCACTTGGATGGTGTTTTTATGCACAAGAAGGCGCAGCGCTTGAAATTCCTTTGCGAGCGCAACGACAAAGTATTCTTCAGCAGTGCCAAAGGTGCTTCATCGTGTCAAATCTACTTCATGACGCTCAACAAGCCGGGCATGGCCAACTGGTAA
- the msn gene encoding serine/threonine-protein kinase mig-15 isoform X6 — protein MAHQQQQQLAPSVNCSLDDIDLTALKDPAGIFELIEVVGNGTYGQVYKGRHTKTGQLAAIKVMDVTEDEEEEIKLEINVLKKYSNHRNIATYYGAFIKKSPPGKDDQLWLVMEYCGAGSVTDLVKSTKGQSLKEEWIAYICREILRGLAYLHSNKVIHRDIKGQNVLLTDNAEVKLVDFGVSAQLDRTIGRRNTFIGTPYWMAPEVIACDENPDATYDNRSDLWSLGITALEMAESQPPLCDLHPMRALFLIPRNSPPRLKSKKWSKKFHGFIDTVLVKDYHQRPYTENLLKHAFIKDQPTDRQVRIQLKDHIDRCKKRKQEKEREDYRYSGSDNDDDEPQLAGEHSSIVQAPGGDTLRRNFQQIQEGRLAAEQQQQQQHHQLMAQAQAQAAAAHAAAQAQAQLQQQQAAAAAAAAQHAAQQAQAAQQQAQAQQPQANRQQKPQSRQQQIEEPGPPARPPQRLIVVPDPPHANRPLPPTPKCGEPAGQTAQQQQRNSQNNFKPSLPPRRPEDHLDVLAAQLNELGVVSSQQPQPQTAAGSNQQQQQAQPEAPPRNNRQSASGVGSASGGSSKPAAALPPQSGNNHLGQPVNPLDPLDSSDSDSEPDEPNDRARNDGTLLASDPPKPLPEFSYRPGLGPVSEDGNTTTPLGHGSGGPPNRPLPPTPDDDDQAGDRTLIMKRNRGGGGGGGGGGGGSGVTSGVGADGLGTPGTRTSSVLPDLLSQASPATPPRHDKSSSEEYQAAISSSVHSTPSKSFIATSGSGGSGGGATGGHGLGGGTVVGGVIISASNHSPQSTISLASSSSNSRQNSPKNSISKTRSSSSITNLLHKSASSSSANLHMNHLTPCSSTSSASASNPLPPHAYALQQKQRSFLTFGFGAGGSGPSRRESHVNVNVTPTSHEAANDTPEIRKYKKRFNSEILCAALWGVNLLIGTENGLMLLDRSGQGKVYQLISRRRFQQMEVLEGQNILVTISGKKNRVRVYYLSWLKSKILRTDGLSDQVERRNGWINVGDLQGAVHFKIVKYERIKFLVIALKDSIEIYAWAPKPYHKFMAFKNFGELEHRPLLVDLTIEDQSRLKVIYGSAEGFHAVDLDSAEVYDIYLPKHTQGAIIPHCIVALPNSNGMQLLLCYDNEGVYVNTVGRVSKNIVLQWGEMPTSVAYIGTGQIMGWGNKAIEIRSVESGHLDGVFMHKKAQRLKFLCERNDKVFFSSAKGASSCQIYFMTLNKPGMANW, from the exons GATCCAGCTGGCATCTTTGAACTCATCGAAGTGGTGGGCAATGGCACCTATGGTCAGGTCTACAAG GGTCGTCATACAAAGACTGGCCAACTGGCTGCCATAAAGGTGATGGACGTCaccgaggacgaggaggaggaaatCAAGCTCGAGATCAATGTGCTGAAGAAATACTCGAATCATCGCAACATCGCCACCTACTATGGGGCGTTCATCAAGAAATCGCCGCCGGGCAAGGACGATCAGCTCTGGCTGGTGATGGAGTACTGCGGTGCTGGCTCTGTAACGGATCTGGTCAAGTCCACCAAGGGACAGAGCCTCAAGGAGGAGTGGATAGCGTACATCTGCCGTGAGATACTGCGTGGCTTGGCCTACCTGCACTCCAACAAGGTCATCCATCGGGACATCAAGGGCCAGAACGTTCTTCTCACCGACAATGCGGAGGTGAAGCTGGTGGACTTTGGTGTCTCCGCCCAGTTGGATCGAACGATAGGACGGCGCAACACATTCATCG GTACTCCCTATTGGATGGCCCCCGAGGTCATTGCCTGCGACGAGAACCCCGACGCCACGTACGACAATCGCTCCGATCTGTGGTCGCTGGGCATCACCGCCCTCGAGATGGCTGAGTCACAGCCCCCGCTCTGCGATCTGCATCCGATGCGAGCCCTCTTCCTAATCCCCCGCAACTCTCCGCCGCGCCTCAAATCGAAGAAGTGGTCCAAGAAGTTCCATGGCTTTATTGACACGGTGCTAG TGAAGGACTACCACCAGCGGCCTTACACCGAGAACCTGCTGAAGCACGCCTTCATCAAGGACCAGCCCACAGATCGCCAGGTGCGCATCCAGCTGAAGGATCACATCGATCGCTGCAAGAAGCGCAAGCAGGAGAAGGAGCGCGAGGACTACCGCTACTCCGGCTCcgacaacgacgacgacgagcCGCAGTTGGCCGGCGAGCACAGCTCCATTGTCCAGGCACCCGGAGGCGACACCCTGCGTCGCAACTTCCAGCAGATCCAGGAGGGCCGACTGGCCGCcgaacagcagcaacagcagcagcaccaccagctcATGGCCCAGGCCCAGGCTCAGGCGGCAGCTGCCCATGCCGCCGCCCAGGCCCAGGctcaactgcaacagcaacaggccgccgcggcggcggcagcggcccAGCATGCAGCCCAGCAGGCCCAGGCCGCCCAGCAGCAGGCTCAGGCCCAGCAGCCCCAAGCGAATCGTCAACAGAAGCCGCAATCG CGCCAGCAACAGATCGAGGAACCTGGTCCGCCGGCAAGACCGCCACAGCGCCTGATCGTGGTGCCGGATCCGCCGCATGCCAATCGGCCATTGCCACCGACCCCCAAGTGCGGGGAGCCGGCGGGACAGAccgcgcagcagcagcagcgtaACTCGCAGAATAACTTCAAGCCATCG TTACCACCAAGGAGACCTGAG gaCCATTTGGATGTGTTAGCAGCACAATTAAATGAATTGGGCGTGGTCTCCTCCCAACAGCCGCAGCCCCAAACAGCTGCCGGATccaaccagcagcagcagcaggcccaACCGGAGGCGCCTCCCCGCAACAACAGGCAGTCGGCATCTGGAGTGGGCTCCGCGTCCGGTGGTTCCTCCAAACCGGCCGCTGCACTGCCACCACAGTCTGGAAACAATCATCTGGGACAGCCGGTGAATCCGTTGGATCCTCTGGACAGCAGCGATTCGGATAGTGAGCCGGATGAGCCGAACGATCGGGCAAGGAACGATGGCACTCTGCTGGCCAGCGATCCACCCAAGCCACT ACCCGAATTTTCATATAGACCCGGATTGGGACCCGTTTCCGAGGATGGTAACACGACAACGCCGCTGGGACATGGTAGCGGAGGACCTCCCAACCGGCCACTGCCCCCCACGCCGGATGACGACGACCAGGCCGGCGATCGTACGCTGATCATGAAGCGC AACcgaggaggaggcggtggcggcggcggaggcggaggcggtAGTGGCGTCACCAGCGGAGTGGGAGCCGATGGCCTGGGCACTCCTGGAACCCGGACCAGTAGCGTCCTGCCGGACCTGCTCAGCCAGGCATCGCCGGCAACGCCACCACGCCATGATAAATCATCCAGTGAGGAG TATCAAGCGGCCATTAGCTCATCCGTGCATTCCACGCCATCGAAATCGTTTATTGCCAccagcggcagcggcggcagtGGAGGTGGCGCCACTGGCGGCCACGGCCTGGGGGGCGGTACCGTTGTGGGCGGGGTGATTATCAGCGCCAGCAATCATTCACCCCAATCAACGATATCGCTCGCCTCGTCGTCGTCGAACTCGCGCCAGAACTCGCCCAAGAACTCAATCAGCAAGACGCGCTCATCCAGCAGTATTACTAATCTCTTGCACAAATCTGCTTCTTCCTCCTCCGCGAACCTACACATGAACCACCTGACGCCCTGCTCCTCAACATCCTCGGCCTCGGCCTCGAATCCCCTGCCCCCGCACGCCTATGCCCTCCAACAGAAGCAGCGCAGCTTCCTGACCTTCGGATTTGGGGCTGGCGGTTCGGGTCCATCGCGCCGGGAGTCTCATGTCAATGTCAACGTGACACCCACCTCCCATGAAGCGGCCAACGATACGCCCGAGATCCGTAAGTATAAGAAGCGGTTTAACTCGGAGATCCTGTGCGCGGCCTTGTGGGGCGTCAACCTGCTGATTGGAACCGAGAATGGACTGATGCTCCTGGATCGCTCCGGCCAGGGAAAG GTCTATCAGCTCATCTCGCGACGTCGTTTCCAGCAAATGGAGGTGCTAGAGGGCCAGAACATATTGGTGACCATATCCGGCAAGAAGAACCGAGTGCGAGTCTACTACTTGTCCTGGCTCAAGTCAAAGATCTTGCGCACTGACGGTCTCTCCGAT CAAGTGGAGCGTCGCAATGGGTGGATCAATGTGGGTGATCTCCAGGGTGCTGTACATTTTAAGATTGTCAAATACGAGAGGATTAAGTTCCTAGTGATTGCATTAAAAGACTCTATTGAAATTTATGCATGGGCTCCCAAACCATATCACAAATTTATGGCATTTAAG AATTTTGGTGAATTGGAACATCGCCCGCTTTTGGTCGATCTCACAATTGAGGATCAGTCAAGACTGAAAGTGATCTATGGCTCCGCCGAGGGTTTCCATGCGGTTGATTTAGATTCAGCTGAAGTATACGATATATATCTTCCCAAACAT ACTCAGGGTGCAATCATTCCGCATTGTATTGTGGCGCTTCCGAACTCAAATGGCATGCAACTGCTGCTGTGCTACGACAATGAAGGCGTCTATGTTAACACTGTGGGTCGTGTTTCCAAAAACATAGTGCTGCAG TGGGGCGAGATGCCCACATCAGTGGCCTATATCGGCACTGGACAAATCATGGGCTGGGGCAATAAAGCAATAGAG ATACGTTCCGTCGAAAGCGGCCACTTGGATGGTGTTTTTATGCACAAGAAGGCGCAGCGCTTGAAATTCCTTTGCGAGCGCAACGACAAAGTATTCTTCAGCAGTGCCAAAGGTGCTTCATCGTGTCAAATCTACTTCATGACGCTCAACAAGCCGGGCATGGCCAACTGGTAA